The genomic window GGTTAGTTTGGGTAGAAGATTAAACTGGCCAGATAACTACTTCCAGTTAAGCCATGCCGTTAGTTTTCAACAATACATTTTAAATAATTATAGTGGATACCTTTTCAGAAATGGTACATCTTACAACATAAGCTTATCACAGGAGATCAGCCGCGATTCAAGAGATTCGCCAATCTTCCCTAAATCTGGATCATTCTTACGTTTCACCGTTCAGGCAACACCTCCATTTTCATTGTTGAATAAAACAAACTATGCAACGGCATCAGATAGGGAGAAATATCGCTTTACTGAATATCATAAATGGAAATTCGATTCACAATGGTACCAACGTGTAGCCGGAAACCTGGTAATCAAAGCTCAGGCCCAGTTTGGTTTCTTAGGGCAATATAACAAAGCAGTTGGCCAATCAGCATTCGAGCGTTTTAAATTGGGTGGTGATGGTATGCAGGGATTCGATTTCTTGCAGGGATCTGAGCTGATCGCGATGCGTGGTTACGCTAACAATGCTGTTATCCCGAATGGATCCGATCCGGCCGTAGCACAGCAGTCAGGTAGCCCAATTTATACCAAATATGTATTAGAGGCACGTTATCCCGTTATTGCAAGCCAACAAGCCACAGCATTCGTTTTGGCCTTTGCTGAAGCTGGTAACACCTGGAACAGATTTGGTGATTTTAATCCTTTTAACGTTAGAAGATCAGTGGGTGTAGGTGCAAGGATCTTCCTTCCTATATTTGGTTTGTTGGGTATCGATTATGGACATGCGTTTGATACCATACCTGGACTATCAGATGGAGGAAAGCAAAATTTTACATTTAGTATCGCACAACAATTAGGTGGATTTTAATTGATAAAGAACAAAAATTTAACTAATTATGCAATAAATCATTGCAATAGGAGTTTAAAGAAAGCTTAGGTTATTAACTATATCATTAACACACACACAAATGAAGAAGTATCTTTTTATCGCATTCCTGCTTTGCACTTCTTTCGGTGCCTTTGCACAGAAGTTTGCTTATGTAGACACGGAGTATATTTTGAAACATTTACCAGAATATAAATCGGCACTAAGTCAATTAGATGTTGCCTCTAAACAATGGCAGCAACAGGTAGATCAGAATTTTTCTGAAATCGACAGGATGTACAAGGCTTATCAGGCCGATCAGGTTTTGTTAACCGATGATATGCGCAAGCGCCGTGAAAACGAAATTATAGAAAAAGAAAAACAGGCTAAAGAATTTCAACGTTCTAAGTTTGGTCCAGATGGGGATCTTTTTCAAAGCAGGGTAAAATTAATTAAACCCATTCAGGATAAAGTAGCAGAGGCTATTAAACAGATTGCAAAATCTAAATATTTAGACTTCATTTTCGACAAGAGCAGTGAAGCAACCATGATGATTTATGCAAGTAGCAGTTACGATGTTAGTAATGACGTAATTGTAAAATTAGGTTATAAACCAGGGACTGTAAATAATTAGTATATTCGCCCCTGATTTTTGAAGAAAAACAATTAGAAAAAAATAAAAAAGTAAAATAGAACGATGAGAAAGTTAATTAACGTATTCTTTGTAGCAGCAGGTTTATTGTTTACAGCGAATATGGCAAGTGCACAACAAAAATTGGGTCACATTAATTCTGAAGAGGTATTTGCAAATTTACCAGAGGCTAAAGCAGCTCAAACAACTTTAGAGACCTTAGGTAAACAAAAACAAGCCGATATTGATGCAATGATCAAAGAATATCAAAGTAAAATGTCTGCTGCAGAAGCTAAGCAAAAAACTTTGAGTGAGGCTAACAAAGAAACAGTAGGTAAAGAATTACAAGCTGCGGGTCAAGAATTACAGGATTTAGAAAAACGCATTACTGATGCACGTACTAAAGCTTCGCAAGATATAGGTACTAAACAAGGTGAATTATTCCAACCTATCCAGGCTAAAGTTGCAACAGCAATTTCTGCTGTCGCTAAAGAAAAAGGTTTAGCTTACGTTTTCGATATCGCAAACGGACAAGGTGGTAACAATTTAGTTTTCTGGGATGGTGGTGATGATATTACTGCTTCAGTAAAAACTAAATTAGGAATCACTGCAACTGCTGCAAAACCAGCTGCACCTAAAAAGTAGTTCTGAATCGGAAGTTCGGAGTTCAAAATCTCCTTACCAATTCAAATATAAGGCGGAATTAAGTTTAACTTAGTTCCGCTTTTTTTTGTTTACACAGTTTCGTCATGCTGAATTTATTTCAGCATCTTTGATGTTTAACTTCAGCGCAGCAGATCCTGAAACAAGTTCAGGAAGACGACCGTTTTAAAGATTTAACTTTTCAATATTTATCTATAACTTTCCAACACAATGCAGGCTTCGCCAATAGGTATTTTCGATTCAGGTTACGGCGGTTTAACAGTTTTCCGGTCTATTGCCGATAAATTGCCCGATTACAATTATATCTATTTGGGCGATAATGCCCGTTCGCCCTATGGCGACCATTCTTTCGAGACCATTTATAAATATACTTTAGAATGCGTAGAATGGCTTTTTGCTAAAGGATGCCACTTGGTTATCCTGGCCTGCAACACAGCATCTGCTAAAGCGCTTAGAACGATCCAGCAGAGGGATCTTCCTGCTAAGTATCCCGGTAGAAGGGTGCTTGGCGTAATCAGGCCCACGGCTGAGGTAATAGATGGTTATACGAGCAGCAAATCGGTAGGGGTGATGGGGACCAGGGGCACGGTTAATTCTCAATCTTATCTTTTAGAGATCAATAAATTTTTTCCTGAAATTAAGGTTTACCAGCAGAGTTGCCCGATGTGGGTTCCGCTGATCGAAAATAACGAACATTTACAATCTGGCGCAGATTTTTTTATTAATGAATATTGTGATCAGTTATTGAGCCAATCGGCAGCTATCGATTGTGTACTATTGGCTTGCACGCATTACCCCTTGTTAATGCCTAAACTAAAGAAGGTATTCCCTGATCATATAAGCGTTTTAACGCAAGGCGAGATTGTAGCCAACAGTTTAGCTGATTATTTAAAGCGACATCCTGAGATCGAAGAAAAACTAAATAAACAGCGCGAAAGACATTTCTATACCAGCGGCGATCCAATTGCTTTTGATGAACACGCCTCTATTTTTTTCGGAGAGCAGTTGAAATCGGATAAGATGTAATGGATATGAATTGTTGAATGTCCAAATTTTTTGATTGTTGACGGCCAATCGCCAGCTGGAATCGGTTAATTGCCAAATGTTAACTGACAACAGATCTCTGATTAGCACTGTTCACTAAGATGAAATGTTAACGGATCAAATCTATATTCTTTTAAAACAGTAGGAATATATTTTAAGAACATTTTTGATCGGGTGCGCTTTGTATCTGCTGGCGGGCAGCATCGGCCCTGGCTCTCCGAAGAAAGCCCCAAAGCAGCGCCTGGCTTTACCTTTTAGGTAGAGAAAAGGTAACGCCGGGGTAACCTTGGGGTAATCTTGGGGTTAACTTGGTAGCAACAAAGGGTAAAGAACAGGTAAAGCAGGGGTAATCAAATACGGCTCTTTTGCAGCCTTCAAATGCCCAACTCAACATTCCAATCTAAATTACTGTGGCAATTGCGCCACCCTGTAGCACAGTAGGAGAAGATAATGCTTCTAAAAGGCAATAACTGCATCTTTTTCTGCTATACTCAATTTTAACTCCTTTAATAACTTATCGTTTTTAATTCTAAATAACAGTTAAGTTATATGATTCCAAATTAACCCCCTTGTGACAAAAGAAAACATTTTTCTTTAGGTTGTAACGAGTTAAAAGGATAACTTTGCGGCTTCAAACCCACACAATGAGTGATCAGATAAAACACGAATGCGGAATCGCTTTTATTCGCCTGTTAAAACCACTTTCTTACTACCAGCAAAAGTACGGTACAGCACTTTACGGCCTTAACAAGTTATACCTTTTAATGGAAAAACAGCATAACCGGGGCCAGGATGGCGCAGGTATTGCCACCATTAAACTGGATATGAAACCAGGCAGTAGGTACATCAGCCGATACCGGAGCATGGCATCTAATGCGGTAGCAGATATCTTCGAATATGTACAGAACAAATTTGTCGATATCCAGGAAAACACCCCTGAATTAATGCAGGATACAGAATGGCTCAAAAACAACGTAAGCTTTATCGGCGAGGTGTTAATGGGCCATTTGCGTTATGGTACGCATGGTAAAAACAGTATCGAAAATTGCCACCCTTTTTTAAGGCAAAACAACTGGATGACACGTAACCTGGTAATTGCAGGTAACTTCAACATGACGAATGTTGATGAGTTATTGGAGCAATTGTACGAGTTAGGTCAGCATCCAAAAGAAAAAGCAGATACTGTAACGGTATTGGAAAAAATCGGTCACTTTTTAGATGATGAAAACCAGGAACTTTTCGATCAATACAAAAAAGAAGGACATGATAACGTTGCGATTACACACAAAATATCTGATAATTTAGATATTGCAAATATCCTTCGCCGTTCGGCCAAAACCTGGGATGGGGGTTATTCGATCTGTGGTATGGTGGGTAATGGCGATTCGTTCATTATGCGCGATCCGGCAGGTATCCGTCCGGCATATTACTATTATGATGATGAGATTGTTGTAGCGGCATCTGAAAGACCAGCTTTACAAACCGCATTTAATATCCAGTTTAAAGATGTTAAAGAGATCGATCCTGGTCATGCTTTAATTATCAAGAAAAACGGCGAGGTAAGCATGGAGCAGTTCCGTGAGCCTACCGAAAGATTATCGTGCTCGTTCGAGCGCATCTATTTCTCAAAAGGAAGTGATGTTGAAATTTACCGTGAGCGTAAGCAGCTTGGCCGTTTATTAAGCGATAAGATCCTTCAGGCGGTTAATTACGATTTAAAAAATACAGTATTCTCATTTATTCCAAATACAGCAGAAGTTGCGTTTTTCGGAATGGTTGATGGTGTACAGCAATATGTGCGCAGGCACCAGAAAGATATACTTTTACACAAAAAAGAAACCTTAACAGATCAGCAGCTTGAAGACCTGTTATCTTTAGCGCCCCGTGTAGAAAAGCTGGCGGTTAAGGATGTAAAACTGAGAACTTTTATCACTCAGGACGCAGACCGTAGCGAAATGGTGGCGCACGTTTACGATACTACCTATGGTATTATCAATAACCATCAGGATACTTTAGTGGCACTTGATGATTCGATTGTACGTGGTACAACCTTAAAGCAGAGTATCATTAAAATTGTTGACCGTTTACACCCTAAGAAAATTATTATTGTTTCTTCTGCACCTCAGATCCGTTACCCTGATTGTTATGGTATCGATATGAGTAGGATGGGGCAGTTCGTGGCTTTTGATGCGGCTATTCAGCTACTAACGGAGCGTGGCATGTGGCAGGTGATCGAAGATGTTTACACGAAATGTAAAGCTTCCTTACTTTTACCAAAAGAGGAAATTGTAAACCACGTTAAAGAAATTTATAAACCGTTTACTCCTGAAGAAATTTCGGCTAAAATTGCACAGATTATTACGCCAAAAGGTACTGTTGCTGAGGTTGAAGTAATTTATCAAAGTTTAGAAAACTTGCACGAAGCTTGTCCGAAAAACAAAGGTGACTGGTATTTCTCCGGAAATTATCCAACCCCGGGTGGTAACAAAGTGGTAAATAAAGCTTTCGTTAACTGGAAAGAAGGAAATAACCAAAGGGCTTATTAGGCCCCTAAATCCCCTAAAGGGGACTTGAATAACAAATAGCTCATAATAATATGGGCTATTTTTTTGTACTTATTTTTGCTGCAGAGCACAGTGGAGAAGAGCCTTAGGCTCTGATACCATAGATAGAATCCATTAGCACGGCCGTCATTCCAGCGCAGTGCTCAGCGAAGCTAATCTTAAAGCCCTTGCATTACGATTATTCATAAGTTTCCCTTGCTCCAAAGGCATTCATGAGCACTCCGTGGCTCCCCAATCGACCCGATAGCTATCGAGTTGGGGATGACGATCTCACGCAACCTAGCTTGCCAAAAAGATCTGTCTTTAATATTGAGTTTATGAAATAATTATCCTCAGGCTGACCGTAAGATGGAGTACGATCTTCCCACCTAAACCTGACATTCGCGGAAAGCCCGGAACCCGATCCCTTATTGGGTGAGGACTTGCAGCATTGGCAGGACTAACGCTTAATAGCAACATTGTACCTGCTTTTCAAAAAAACAAAAAACAGTTTAGTGATTTTGTCGGCCCCTCGACTCCGCGACCATTGATATATTCCTATAGAAAGGTCGTCATTGCAAGGAGAACAGATGTTAATAATTTTAGCGGTTCGTGAGGACACGAACCACGGCGTGGGGTTTTACCACCAAGGAACAAAGGCACAGAGAAGGTTTTCACCTTCCACTAATACTACTTCATCTTCCCACCTAAACCTGACATTCGCGGAAAGCCCGGAACCCGATCCCTTATCGGGTGAGGACTTGCAGCATTGGCAGGACTAACGCTTAATAGCAACATTGTACCTGCTTTTCAAAAAAACAAAAAACTGTTTAGTGATTTTGTCTGCCCCCGACTCCCCCATAACGACAAAACGTGAGGAAATTCCGTGTGTTCTGTGTTTCCGTGGCTAACAATAAGACGTGTATGCTGCGATTTTCTTTATAATCTTTGGTAAAACCTATACGTAAAACTTAATGTACGTTTTAACGATGAGCCAAATGGCAAAAAAGATGATGACCACACCAGCGATTTTATTTAGCTTTTTAAGCGCGTCTTCTTTTATTTTATAACGGAGTTTACTCGAATAGAAACTCTTTGCACCATCTATACCCAATTGGGTGGCCATGGCGATAAAAAAGCAGACTAGTTTTTCGTTCAGCATGTTGTTTAATTTAACCGAGATGATTCCGCTTACAATAATCCAGAACATTAAGGTAGAGGGGGTGAGGATGCACATTAAAAATCCTTTTATCACATAACCCCGCTTACTTACTTTTTGCAATGTTGTACTATCGTAATTAACGGTAATTTTGGAAACAAGGTAATAAATACCTACGGCCAACAGAAATACACCA from Flavobacterium sp. W4I14 includes these protein-coding regions:
- a CDS encoding outer membrane protein (product_source=KO:K06142; cath_funfam=3.30.910.20; cleavage_site_network=SignalP-noTM; cog=COG2825; ko=KO:K06142; pfam=PF03938; smart=SM00935; superfamily=111384) produces the protein MKKYLFIAFLLCTSFGAFAQKFAYVDTEYILKHLPEYKSALSQLDVASKQWQQQVDQNFSEIDRMYKAYQADQVLLTDDMRKRRENEIIEKEKQAKEFQRSKFGPDGDLFQSRVKLIKPIQDKVAEAIKQIAKSKYLDFIFDKSSEATMMIYASSSYDVSNDVIVKLGYKPGTVNN
- a CDS encoding outer membrane protein (product_source=KO:K06142; cath_funfam=3.30.910.20; cleavage_site_network=SignalP-noTM; cog=COG2825; ko=KO:K06142; pfam=PF03938; smart=SM00935; superfamily=111384), which produces MRKLINVFFVAAGLLFTANMASAQQKLGHINSEEVFANLPEAKAAQTTLETLGKQKQADIDAMIKEYQSKMSAAEAKQKTLSEANKETVGKELQAAGQELQDLEKRITDARTKASQDIGTKQGELFQPIQAKVATAISAVAKEKGLAYVFDIANGQGGNNLVFWDGGDDITASVKTKLGITATAAKPAAPKK
- a CDS encoding glutamate racemase (product_source=KO:K01776; cath_funfam=3.40.50.1860; cog=COG0796; ko=KO:K01776; pfam=PF01177; superfamily=53681; tigrfam=TIGR00067), translated to MQASPIGIFDSGYGGLTVFRSIADKLPDYNYIYLGDNARSPYGDHSFETIYKYTLECVEWLFAKGCHLVILACNTASAKALRTIQQRDLPAKYPGRRVLGVIRPTAEVIDGYTSSKSVGVMGTRGTVNSQSYLLEINKFFPEIKVYQQSCPMWVPLIENNEHLQSGADFFINEYCDQLLSQSAAIDCVLLACTHYPLLMPKLKKVFPDHISVLTQGEIVANSLADYLKRHPEIEEKLNKQRERHFYTSGDPIAFDEHASIFFGEQLKSDKM
- a CDS encoding amidophosphoribosyltransferase (product_source=KO:K00764; cath_funfam=3.60.20.10; cog=COG0034; ko=KO:K00764; pfam=PF13537; superfamily=53271,56235), with the translated sequence MSDQIKHECGIAFIRLLKPLSYYQQKYGTALYGLNKLYLLMEKQHNRGQDGAGIATIKLDMKPGSRYISRYRSMASNAVADIFEYVQNKFVDIQENTPELMQDTEWLKNNVSFIGEVLMGHLRYGTHGKNSIENCHPFLRQNNWMTRNLVIAGNFNMTNVDELLEQLYELGQHPKEKADTVTVLEKIGHFLDDENQELFDQYKKEGHDNVAITHKISDNLDIANILRRSAKTWDGGYSICGMVGNGDSFIMRDPAGIRPAYYYYDDEIVVAASERPALQTAFNIQFKDVKEIDPGHALIIKKNGEVSMEQFREPTERLSCSFERIYFSKGSDVEIYRERKQLGRLLSDKILQAVNYDLKNTVFSFIPNTAEVAFFGMVDGVQQYVRRHQKDILLHKKETLTDQQLEDLLSLAPRVEKLAVKDVKLRTFITQDADRSEMVAHVYDTTYGIINNHQDTLVALDDSIVRGTTLKQSIIKIVDRLHPKKIIIVSSAPQIRYPDCYGIDMSRMGQFVAFDAAIQLLTERGMWQVIEDVYTKCKASLLLPKEEIVNHVKEIYKPFTPEEISAKIAQIITPKGTVAEVEVIYQSLENLHEACPKNKGDWYFSGNYPTPGGNKVVNKAFVNWKEGNNQRAY
- a CDS encoding threonine/homoserine/homoserine lactone efflux protein (product_source=COG1280; cog=COG1280; pfam=PF01810; transmembrane_helix_parts=Outside_1_4,TMhelix_5_27,Inside_28_38,TMhelix_39_58,Outside_59_72,TMhelix_73_95,Inside_96_114,TMhelix_115_137,Outside_138_146,TMhelix_147_169,Inside_170_181,TMhelix_182_204,Outside_205_208) produces the protein MFEAILLGIGAGIISSFLTGPVFFAMIKTSIERGFKAGFSLAVGVIISDVILIGLVLFGSQFIDYKSEFDKYVGSIGGVFLLAVGIYYLVSKITVNYDSTTLQKVSKRGYVIKGFLMCILTPSTLMFWIIVSGIISVKLNNMLNEKLVCFFIAMATQLGIDGAKSFYSSKLRYKIKEDALKKLNKIAGVVIIFFAIWLIVKTYIKFYV